Sequence from the Luteibacter aegosomaticola genome:
CCGCGACCATTACGCGCAGTTCCAGGCGCGCAACGCCGAAGTTATCGGCGTCTCCCGCGATTCCGTCCGCTCGCACGCCAATTACGCGGCGAAGCACGAGCTGCCCTTCCCCCTCGTTTCCGACGCCGATGAAGCCTGGTGCCAGGCCTTCGACGTCATCCACGAGAAAGTGCTCTACGGCAAGCGCTACATGGGTGTCGTACGCAGCACCTTTCTCATCGACCCCGACGGCAAGCTACATGCGGAGTGGCGCGGGGTGAAAATCCCCGGCCATGCGCAGGCCGTCCTTGAGAGCGTTCCCACCGCGTGACGGACACCGCGCCACGCGGCTCCCTCCCCCGGCCACGGCCACATGGCCGGGTTTCGCAACCTCCGCATGAGGTCACTTCCGCATGAGTGGAAGCAAGCGCATCTACGCCCTCGACACCAACGTGCTCCTGCACGACCCGACCTCGCTGTTCCGTTTCGAAGAACACGATGTCTTCATACCGATGACGGTGCTGGAGGAACTGGACGACAAGAAGAAAGGTGGTTCGGAAGTTTCGCGTAACGGCCGCCAGGTAAGCCGCTTCCTCAACGAGCTGATCGAACGCGGCGGGCACGATGGCCTCCGCGAAGGTGTCGAACTCAGCAACCCCCAGGGCGTCAAGCTCAAGCGCGGCGCGGTGGGCCGCCTGTTCTTCCAGCAACGTACCAGCCACGGCAACGGCAAGGCGGATAACCAGATCCTCGCCGCCGTCATCGACCTGCGCGACCAATACCCGGACCGCCCGGTCATCCTGGTCAGCAAGGACATCAACCTCCGCATCAAGGCCTCGATCTACGGCATCACCGCCGAGGACTACGAGAACGACCGCGCGCTAGATGATTTCGCCCTGCTCTTCACGGGCTCCGACCAGCTGCCGGAAGATTTCTGGAGCCTGCACCCCGAGCTGCGCTCGTGGAACGAGCGCGGGCGCACTTTCTACGAAGTCGACGTACGCGACGACGAACTCTGGTACGCGAACCAGTGCCTGTACATGCCAGGCGAGAACGACGTCGAGCTGCGCGTGCTGGAGATCCGTGGCGACGAGGATCACCGCAAGGCGAAGCTGGTGTTGCTCGACGACCACACCCACGCCGCGCACGGCGTGTGGGGTATCGCGGCGCGCAACCGCGAGCAGAACTTCGCGATGAACCTGCTGATGGATCCCGACGTGGATTTCGTCACCCTGCTCGGCACCGCGGGCACGGGCAAAACGCTGCTCGCGCTTGCCGCCGGCCTCGCCCAGGTCATGGACCAGCAGCGCTACCGCGAAATCATCATGACCCGCGCCACGGTATCGGTCGGCGAAGACATCGGCTTCCTCCCCGGCACCGAGGAGGAAAAGATGACCCCGTGGATGGGCGCGCTCACCGATAACCTCGAGGTGCTCGCCAATCCGGAAGAAGGCGGCTCATGGGGGCGCCAGGCCACCAACGACCTGCTCGCTTCGCGCGTGAAGATCCGCTCGCTGAACTTCATGCGTGGCCGTACCTTCCTCAGCCGTTACCTCATCATCGACGAGGCGCAGAACCTCACGCCGAAGCAGATGAAAACACTGATCACCCGTGCCGGTCCGGGCACGAAGATCGTGTGCCTCGGCAACGTGGAGCAGATCGATACGCCATACCTCACCGAAACCACCTCGGGCCTGACCTACGCGGTGGATCGCTTCAAGATGTGGGCCCACTCCGGCCACATCACGCTGAAGCGCGGCGAGCGTTCCCGCCTGGCCGATTTCGCTTCCGAGGCACTGTGACGAAAGCGAAACCCAACACCCTCACCATCGCCGGAAGTGATTCCGGCGGTGGTGCGGGGATCCAGGCCGACCTGAAGACATTCCACACGCTGGGCACGCACGGGCTCACGGCAATCACGGCCGTCACCGCGCAGAACACACGCGGTGTCACCGCCGTGCACACCGTGCCGCTCGCGCACGTGCGCGCGCAGATCGATGCGGTGTTCAACGACTTTCCCGTAGCCGGCGTGAAAACCGGCATGCTCGGCAGCGCGGCCATCACCCGCCTTGTCGCGAAAGAGATGGCTGCGCGTCAGCCCGCATGGCTCGTGGTCGATCCAGTGATGATCGCAACCAGCGGCGCGCGTCTTCTCGACGAGGACGCGCTGGAGGCCCTCGTAACGCGGCTGATCCCGCTGGCCGACATCCTCACCCCCAACCTGCCCGAAGCCGAGGCGCTTCTTGGCCGCAAGATCGGGAAGGCATTCGATGAAGCAGGCGCCGACCTGCTCGCCATGGGCGCGCAAGGCATCCTGCTGAAGGGCGGCCATGGCAGCGGCCGCGAGATCGTCGATCGCTACTACGACGCGAGCGGCGTGCTCGCCTTCCACCATCCCCGCCTGCCTTTCGAAGGGCACGGCAGCGGCTGCACCCTGGCTTCGGCCGTCACGGCCCACCTGGCCCGGGGCAAAGCGCCGCAGGCGGCTGTCCGGGCGGCCATTTCCTGGCTGGACAAGGCTTTCCGCGGCGCCTGGCGGCCCGGCGGCGGCGCCGTGCACGTGCTGGGGCACTGAGGCCGGAGTATCCTATGCGCGTTGATACGGGCCGTTCCGGGCCGCATGTATCGCCCGTCCTTTCGAGTGCAACCCCATGAATCTCCTCGGGCCCCGCTTCATCGTCCTGTACCTGTTGATCCTGTTCACGCTGTGCGTGCTGCTCGTGCACCTGCGTGGCCGCTCGCGCCTGCGCTTCGATCGCCAGCTGGTCGACCATTCGGCGCTGTTCGCGCCCTACAACCTGCTGATGTATGCATTCTCGGCCGTGCCGGCGCGCCCGATCCTCGACCGCAGCGGCTTCCCCCAGCTCGACCTGCTGCAGGGCAACTGGCAAAAGATCCGCGAAGAAGCGATGCACCTGTTCGACGAGGGCTACATCCGCTCCGCCGAGAAGCACAACGACGCCTCGTTCAATTCGTTCTTCAAGCAGGGCTGGAAGCGCTTCTACCTGAAGTGGTACGGCGAGCCGCTCGCTTCGGCCGAAGCCCTGTGCCCGGAAACGGTCAAGCTGCTGAACTCCATCCCCAGCGTGAAAGCGGCCATGTTCGCCCTGCTCCCGCCGGGCAGCCGCCTTAACCCGCACCGCGACCCGTTCGCCGGCTCGTTGCGCTACCACCTCGGACTGATCACCCCGAACTCGGATGATTGCCGCATCTTCGTCGACGGTGAAATGCACGCGTGGGGCGATGGCAAGGATGTGGTCTTCGACGAAACCTACGTGCACTGGGCGGAAAACCGCACCGACCAGACCCGCGTCATCCTGTTCGCCGATGTCGAGCGCCCGCTCAAATTCGGCCTGATGACCGCGATCAACAAGCGCGTCGGCGCGTTCATGGGCTCGATCACCGCCTCGCCCAATAGCGACGACGGCAAGGAACAGGTCGGCTTCGTGAACCGCATGTTCGCGCTGAACCAGCGCGGTCGCGAGCGCACCCGCAAGTTCAAGAAGGCCAACCCCAGGCTGTTCCGCGTGCTGAAGTACATCGGCATCGTGGTGATGGTGTGGCTGGTGTTTCTCGCGCCTTACCCCTTCTTCCGGGGTTAAACGATTCTTCACGCGCCGCCGGTCGGGGTGGCGCGATACTCGGGACGGGGTGAGCCTGAACGGAGTGAAGGGCATGAAGCAGCGTTGGATCGTCGCGTTCGCATTACTGGCTCCGCTGGCGGCCTCAGCCGCTGCACCGCCTACACCCACGGCACCTCCCGCCGAAGACCTCGGCCCCCTCGTCGCCCGCCTCGTTAACGACACCACGCTGGATGCCGCGTCGCAGGCGGTGGCGTTTCGCCGCCTGATGGGCCTGGGCAAGGCGGGCGTTCCCTATGTGATTTCGCACCTGGGTGATAGCCGCCGGCTGGCGGAGCAGTCGATCTGGGTGCACGGTGCGCCGGGCCGCGATGATGTGCAGTACCAGCCGTGGTATGTGCACGATGGTTTGATGGCGGTGTTGAAGGAGGTGACGGGCCAGGCGAAGGGTCCACTGACGGGCCACCTGCTGCCGTCGCAGCGTGCGCGGAATGTGCGTAAGTGGGTGACTTATTGCGCGTCGCGTTATCCGTCCGAATTGACCGTATGCCAGCGCGCCTTGCAAAACACGTCGACCGCTGACGGCGACAGCGATTCGCAGGTGGCTGCGTTGACGATGCCCCCTGAGCGATAGGGCTCGCCTTCGGCTTCGCGGGGCTCGGCCGTTGGCCATCGCGTTTGCGCTCGGACGTTTCCGGAAAGAGCCCTTGGCGCCCACCCTCGCTGCTCAGACAAGTCTCCAACGTTCGAAAAGGATGCCCCTCCGGGGCCATGTACTTATTGCCCTACGGGCGCGAACCGGCGTGCGGACGGGGGTTTGAAACTCGCCTTCCCTGGCTCGGTTTCAAACGACCGGCCATCCATGGCCGGCCCCGCCTGCGGCGGCTGTTCCCGTCCGCCCACCTCGTCTCCGACAACTCGCCTCGAGGGTGGGCGCCAAGGCCTCTCGGACACACTGAGGCTGATCGATGGGAAAGCCACCGCCGCCCACACGCCTGACCTGGCGGCGTCCCGCACCTGACAAACAACTGAAACACCCGGCCGTAGGAGCCCACCCTGTGGGCGACATCTTTCGCCTCAACGCCCAGGCCCTGTCGTACGGCACGATCGATCAAGAGCCAGACGCCGCAAGACCCGGACTCTGCCGCGAACGGCGTCGCCCACAGGGTGGGCTCCTACGGGGAGGCGTTGGGTGGGCGTTGGGTTGTCGGTGGGGTTGTACCTCGGGCGACAAGGCCGGCCGCCACGACCATGGTGCTGGCTCTCCCATCACACGCCCTCAGTGTCTCGGAGAGTCCTCGGCGCCCACCCTCGAGGCGAGTTTCGCAGGCGAGGCAGCCGGGCGGGAACAGCCCCGCAGGGGGGACGGCCATGGATGGCCGTTCCTTTTCGACGAGACAGGGACGTCTCGTCGAAAAGCCCCGCCCGGCTGCCGGTTCGCGCCCGTAGGGCAATAAGTACATTTGCCGCGTCAGCGGCACTCCTTTTCGAACGACGAGGACCTGTCTGAGCAGCGAGGGTGGGCGCCGAGGGCTCTCCTGCGACCACGTCCGAGCGCTAAAGCGATGGCGAAGCCGAGCAACGCGAAGCCGAAGGCGAGCCGTATCGAGCGAGCACAAAAAAGCCCGGCACTGAGGCCGGGCTTTTCGTTACCGCGGAGCCGGGGCGATTACGCCGAGGCCTTGATCCGCTCGACGATCGCGTCGCCGAAGGTATCGGTGTTGCCGGTGCCGCCCACGTCCGGGGTCGTGCGATCGCGCGCATTCA
This genomic interval carries:
- a CDS encoding peroxiredoxin; translation: MIGKGKKVPKLKGTLGDGSTLALSSLSGKWVVVFFYPKDNTPGCTNEAKDFRDHYAQFQARNAEVIGVSRDSVRSHANYAAKHELPFPLVSDADEAWCQAFDVIHEKVLYGKRYMGVVRSTFLIDPDGKLHAEWRGVKIPGHAQAVLESVPTA
- the thiD gene encoding bifunctional hydroxymethylpyrimidine kinase/phosphomethylpyrimidine kinase; this encodes MTKAKPNTLTIAGSDSGGGAGIQADLKTFHTLGTHGLTAITAVTAQNTRGVTAVHTVPLAHVRAQIDAVFNDFPVAGVKTGMLGSAAITRLVAKEMAARQPAWLVVDPVMIATSGARLLDEDALEALVTRLIPLADILTPNLPEAEALLGRKIGKAFDEAGADLLAMGAQGILLKGGHGSGREIVDRYYDASGVLAFHHPRLPFEGHGSGCTLASAVTAHLARGKAPQAAVRAAISWLDKAFRGAWRPGGGAVHVLGH
- a CDS encoding aspartyl/asparaginyl beta-hydroxylase domain-containing protein → MVLYLLILFTLCVLLVHLRGRSRLRFDRQLVDHSALFAPYNLLMYAFSAVPARPILDRSGFPQLDLLQGNWQKIREEAMHLFDEGYIRSAEKHNDASFNSFFKQGWKRFYLKWYGEPLASAEALCPETVKLLNSIPSVKAAMFALLPPGSRLNPHRDPFAGSLRYHLGLITPNSDDCRIFVDGEMHAWGDGKDVVFDETYVHWAENRTDQTRVILFADVERPLKFGLMTAINKRVGAFMGSITASPNSDDGKEQVGFVNRMFALNQRGRERTRKFKKANPRLFRVLKYIGIVVMVWLVFLAPYPFFRG
- a CDS encoding PhoH family protein, with the protein product MSGSKRIYALDTNVLLHDPTSLFRFEEHDVFIPMTVLEELDDKKKGGSEVSRNGRQVSRFLNELIERGGHDGLREGVELSNPQGVKLKRGAVGRLFFQQRTSHGNGKADNQILAAVIDLRDQYPDRPVILVSKDINLRIKASIYGITAEDYENDRALDDFALLFTGSDQLPEDFWSLHPELRSWNERGRTFYEVDVRDDELWYANQCLYMPGENDVELRVLEIRGDEDHRKAKLVLLDDHTHAAHGVWGIAARNREQNFAMNLLMDPDVDFVTLLGTAGTGKTLLALAAGLAQVMDQQRYREIIMTRATVSVGEDIGFLPGTEEEKMTPWMGALTDNLEVLANPEEGGSWGRQATNDLLASRVKIRSLNFMRGRTFLSRYLIIDEAQNLTPKQMKTLITRAGPGTKIVCLGNVEQIDTPYLTETTSGLTYAVDRFKMWAHSGHITLKRGERSRLADFASEAL